The Clostridium sp. AWRP genome has a window encoding:
- a CDS encoding DUF4397 domain-containing protein: MFYCPYARRINNYYRANQMNSSIRVFHAAPNAPAVDVYANGKLIVKNISYTELSQYISVAPGSYNIMVYPSGQMTNPVINTDLNIPANTVFNVAVIGTLPDISLYPIQEPTTAQNFGRPCIRFVHLSPNAPAVDIKLSDGTKVFTDVGYKDITDYACVPTGTYTFTVSLAGRDNVVLTVPNVKLDPNNYYTLYAVGLVGKSPVLEVMLVPEPRY, from the coding sequence ATGTTTTATTGTCCATATGCTCGTAGAATAAATAATTATTATAGGGCTAATCAAATGAATTCTTCTATTAGGGTATTTCATGCTGCACCAAATGCACCAGCTGTAGATGTTTATGCCAATGGAAAACTTATTGTAAAAAATATTTCCTATACGGAACTCTCACAATATATTTCGGTTGCTCCCGGCAGCTACAATATTATGGTTTATCCTTCAGGACAAATGACAAACCCTGTTATAAATACGGATTTAAATATTCCTGCAAATACTGTATTTAATGTAGCTGTAATAGGAACTCTTCCTGATATTAGTTTATATCCTATACAAGAACCAACTACTGCTCAAAACTTTGGAAGGCCTTGTATAAGATTTGTTCATCTTTCTCCAAATGCACCAGCTGTTGATATAAAGTTGTCTGATGGCACAAAGGTATTTACTGATGTTGGTTATAAAGATATTACAGATTATGCCTGTGTTCCTACAGGAACGTATACTTTCACAGTTAGCCTTGCTGGCAGGGACAATGTAGTATTAACTGTTCCAAATGTTAAATTGGATCCTAATAATTACTATACCTTGTATGCAGTTGGTCTGGTTGGAAAATCTCCAGTTTTAGAAGTTATGTTAGTGCCAGAACCAAGATACTAA